The Mycolicibacterium doricum genome includes a region encoding these proteins:
- a CDS encoding DUF3703 domain-containing protein — translation MSSINAHARQVYRSEMAAAKTAADPLTRWRHLERAHIVSQPDPWLHTCNHAAMLVLALRQHDRREAVGQVLSLIVAAPGSMTGRYPVGNTGRVAAGLMTPMPIPEDLAVALTTR, via the coding sequence ATGTCCTCAATCAATGCGCATGCTCGACAGGTGTATCGCAGCGAGATGGCAGCCGCCAAAACCGCCGCAGATCCGTTGACCCGGTGGCGACATCTGGAGCGGGCTCATATTGTGTCGCAACCAGATCCGTGGCTGCATACCTGCAATCACGCCGCCATGCTGGTGTTGGCGCTGCGCCAGCACGACCGCCGGGAAGCAGTGGGACAGGTGCTGAGCCTGATTGTCGCCGCTCCCGGCTCGATGACCGGTCGGTATCCGGTCGGCAACACCGGCCGCGTTGCGGCCGGGCTGATGACCCCCATGCCGATTCCAGAAGACCTCGCCGTGGCCCTCACCACCAGATGA
- a CDS encoding TlpA family protein disulfide reductase yields the protein MRSAKQSLAVVAALVIAAAQVTGCTTGEDAVAQGGTFDFVSPGGKTAIFYDPPSTRGTIGDLSGPDLFTDEPIRLSDFTGKVVLINVWGSWCAPCRTETPELETVYAEYRDRGVQFLGIDVRDNRDTARDFVTDRNVQYPSIFDPAMRSLITLGRTYPTSVVPTTMVLDRRHRVAAVYLMALLAEDLRPLLDRLTTER from the coding sequence ATGCGTAGCGCGAAGCAATCTCTCGCCGTCGTGGCAGCCCTTGTCATCGCGGCAGCCCAGGTCACCGGCTGCACCACGGGCGAGGATGCCGTCGCGCAAGGCGGTACGTTCGACTTCGTCTCCCCCGGCGGCAAGACCGCGATCTTCTACGACCCTCCCTCGACACGGGGCACGATCGGCGATCTCAGCGGCCCCGACTTGTTCACCGACGAACCGATCCGGCTGTCGGATTTCACCGGGAAGGTGGTCCTGATCAACGTGTGGGGCTCTTGGTGTGCGCCATGCCGCACCGAGACCCCGGAGCTGGAGACGGTCTACGCCGAATACCGCGACCGCGGTGTGCAGTTCCTCGGTATCGACGTCCGCGACAACAGAGATACTGCACGCGATTTCGTCACCGACCGCAACGTGCAATATCCCTCCATCTTCGACCCAGCGATGCGCAGCCTCATCACCCTGGGACGCACCTATCCGACCAGCGTGGTGCCCACCACGATGGTCCTCGACCGCCGCCACAGAGTGGCCGCGGTGTACCTCATGGCACTCCTAGCCGAGGACCTGCGGCCACTACTAGATCGGCTGACCACCGAGCGCTAA
- a CDS encoding ArsR/SmtB family transcription factor → MAMTTTGCDSARPSQNLSPAAALFHGLADPTRLAILQRLADGEARVVDLTGLLRMAQSTVSAHLACLRDCGLVVGRPEGRQMFYSLTRPELIDLLASAETLLAATGNTVALCPNYGTGSRTGTASATRKARR, encoded by the coding sequence ATGGCGATGACAACTACGGGTTGCGACTCGGCGCGACCGTCCCAGAATCTGTCTCCGGCGGCGGCGCTGTTTCACGGTTTGGCGGATCCGACTCGGCTGGCGATCCTGCAGCGGTTGGCTGACGGTGAAGCCCGGGTGGTGGATTTGACGGGGCTGCTTAGGATGGCGCAGTCCACCGTGTCGGCGCATTTGGCGTGCCTGCGTGACTGCGGGCTCGTCGTCGGGCGGCCCGAAGGTCGGCAGATGTTCTACTCCCTGACCCGCCCGGAACTCATCGACCTGCTCGCCTCGGCGGAGACGCTGCTGGCCGCCACCGGCAACACGGTGGCACTGTGCCCCAACTACGGCACCGGCTCCCGCACAGGCACGGCGAGCGCCACCAGGAAGGCCCGCCGATGA
- the istA gene encoding IS21 family transposase, with the protein MKSAKDRMDIISAYQQVGSYRGAADLCGTTPKTVKRVVEKFEAGDNAPPRAQRAHNYDAVTDLVTERVEKSQGRMSAKRMLPIARAAGYEGSARNFRRLVAEAKTLWRNEHHRGRRPAVWSPGEYLVIDWAQAAPGLFLFCAVLAFSRWRFVAFATDQKASTTLALIAETFTAIGGVPARVLADRMACLKGGVVANVVIPTAEYVRLAAHYGFAPDFCHASDPESKGVVENLCGYAQRDLAVPLLTEAAIAGRGVDLRAANAAARAWCAEVNAAVHSEIQAVPEERLLVERELLQPLPSLRLQIGAPSVLRKVDRLSCVRYGSARYSVPTRLIGSSVAVVVDHGAVCLLEPATGMIVAEHELTAPGTASIRDAHYDGPRPAPHRGPRPRTTTEQQFCALGAEAEAFLIGAAAIGNTRLGSELEVLLGLGAAHGTDALTAALRRAVAFRRFRAADVRSILAAGAGTPQPRPAGDALILDLPVAPTRSLDAYTVTSAVDGGVTS; encoded by the coding sequence TTGAAGTCTGCGAAGGACCGCATGGACATCATTTCTGCCTATCAACAAGTCGGGTCGTATCGGGGTGCCGCCGACCTCTGCGGCACTACGCCCAAGACCGTCAAACGCGTCGTGGAGAAGTTCGAAGCCGGCGATAACGCACCGCCGCGAGCGCAACGGGCCCACAACTACGACGCGGTGACTGATCTGGTCACCGAGCGTGTCGAGAAGTCCCAGGGTCGGATGTCGGCCAAGCGGATGCTGCCGATCGCGAGGGCCGCCGGTTATGAGGGGTCGGCCCGTAACTTCCGCCGCCTGGTAGCCGAGGCGAAGACGTTGTGGCGCAACGAGCATCACCGCGGCCGTCGCCCCGCAGTGTGGTCACCGGGTGAATACTTGGTGATCGACTGGGCCCAAGCGGCACCGGGGTTGTTCCTGTTCTGCGCGGTGTTGGCTTTTTCCCGGTGGCGCTTCGTGGCGTTCGCCACCGACCAGAAGGCATCGACGACGTTGGCGTTGATCGCCGAAACCTTTACCGCGATCGGTGGGGTTCCGGCCCGGGTGCTGGCCGACCGGATGGCCTGCCTCAAGGGTGGCGTGGTCGCCAACGTGGTGATCCCGACTGCCGAATACGTCCGGCTGGCCGCCCATTACGGCTTCGCGCCGGACTTCTGCCACGCTTCGGATCCCGAATCCAAGGGTGTCGTGGAGAACTTGTGCGGCTACGCCCAACGTGACCTGGCCGTCCCGCTGCTCACCGAGGCTGCCATCGCGGGGCGCGGTGTCGATCTGCGGGCGGCCAACGCCGCGGCCAGGGCGTGGTGCGCCGAAGTCAACGCTGCGGTGCATTCAGAGATCCAGGCCGTACCCGAGGAACGTCTGCTCGTCGAACGTGAACTGCTGCAACCACTACCGTCGCTGCGGTTGCAGATCGGGGCGCCGTCGGTGCTCCGCAAGGTCGACCGCTTGTCGTGTGTTCGGTACGGCTCGGCCCGCTATTCGGTGCCCACCCGGCTGATCGGATCCAGTGTGGCCGTCGTGGTCGATCACGGTGCGGTCTGCCTCCTCGAGCCAGCTACCGGGATGATCGTGGCCGAGCACGAGCTCACCGCACCAGGCACCGCGTCGATCCGCGACGCGCACTACGACGGGCCACGGCCAGCACCGCATCGGGGCCCTCGACCCCGAACGACGACCGAGCAGCAGTTCTGCGCCCTGGGTGCCGAGGCCGAGGCGTTCCTCATTGGCGCTGCGGCGATCGGCAACACCCGACTGGGCTCGGAGTTGGAGGTCCTACTCGGCTTGGGCGCTGCCCACGGCACCGACGCACTCACCGCGGCGTTGCGCCGTGCGGTGGCCTTCCGCCGGTTCCGTGCCGCCGACGTGCGTTCCATCCTGGCCGCCGGCGCGGGAACCCCGCAGCCCCGCCCTGCCGGGGATGCGTTGATCCTGGACCTCCCGGTCGCCCCGACCCGATCGTTGGACGCCTACACCGTCACCTCGGCCGTAGACGGTGGGGTTACGTCATGA
- a CDS encoding sterol desaturase family protein, giving the protein MSTTSTTSMATSAVRVAARYGYVPFMLIGLNGVAIALTAAGAPKYWLLLILAVAIATAFLVERIIPYDPRWNHDRADGTRDRIHVAVNETLILASVAAIPLLAAIVPAPQLWPHSWPFVAQVLAAILVADFGITVVHLASHKIGVLWRFHAVHHSITRFYGLNGLMKHPLHQTVEMAAGVAPLILIGLPVDVASALALAVAIQLLLQHSNADYRIGPAKYVLALNEGHRFHHLKWAGIGDVNFGLFTLVWDHLLRTHSYDPARQFDSSQLGMAAKPDYPTSYLRQMTYPFTRGGGCTLTPSPAYEGAGAGIPTLGPSTAAN; this is encoded by the coding sequence ATGAGTACGACTTCCACGACATCGATGGCCACCAGCGCGGTTCGGGTGGCGGCCCGCTACGGCTACGTGCCGTTCATGCTGATCGGCCTCAACGGCGTCGCCATTGCACTAACCGCAGCCGGCGCGCCGAAGTATTGGCTGTTGCTCATTCTGGCGGTCGCGATCGCCACGGCGTTCCTGGTGGAGCGGATCATCCCGTATGACCCGAGGTGGAACCATGACCGCGCTGATGGCACCCGCGACCGCATCCACGTCGCGGTCAACGAAACCCTCATCCTGGCCAGCGTCGCAGCCATCCCGCTGCTGGCCGCGATCGTCCCCGCACCCCAGTTGTGGCCGCACAGCTGGCCATTCGTCGCCCAGGTCCTTGCCGCAATCCTGGTTGCGGACTTCGGTATCACCGTGGTGCACCTGGCCAGCCACAAGATCGGCGTGCTGTGGCGCTTCCACGCGGTGCACCACAGCATCACCCGCTTCTACGGCCTCAACGGCCTGATGAAACACCCCCTGCACCAGACCGTCGAAATGGCCGCCGGGGTCGCACCCCTGATCCTGATCGGCCTCCCGGTCGACGTCGCCTCCGCGCTGGCCCTGGCCGTCGCGATCCAGCTGCTGCTGCAGCACTCCAACGCCGACTACCGCATCGGCCCCGCCAAGTACGTCCTGGCCCTCAACGAAGGCCACCGCTTCCACCACCTCAAATGGGCCGGCATCGGCGACGTCAACTTCGGCCTGTTCACCCTGGTATGGGATCACCTGCTGCGCACCCACTCCTATGACCCCGCCCGACAATTCGACTCCAGCCAGCTCGGCATGGCCGCCAAACCCGACTACCCCACCAGCTACCTGCGCCAAATGACTTACCCGTTCACCCGTGGCGGCGGCTGCACCCTCACACCATCCCCGGCTTATGAAGGCGCAGGCGCCGGGATTCCAACCCTGGGCCCAAGTACCGCCGCTAACTAA
- a CDS encoding heavy metal translocating P-type ATPase, with protein MSEACGCGNDEPRGGDEEDREPERLWQIKELQFAAISGVFLLAALIAGFLDVAEPVVRTLEAVALLAGAYTFVPSTLKRLAKGKIGVGTLMTIAAVGAVILGEVGEAAMLAFLFSISEGLEEYSLARTRRGLRALLSLVPDKATVLRDGTEIVVAPTELRIGDRMLVKPGERVATDGIIGHGRTALDVSAITGESVPVEAGPGDEVFAGSINGTGVLEVEVTTTAEDNSLARIVRIVEAEQSRKGASQRLADRIAKPLVPAVMIAAALIALVGSLLGDPATWIERALVVLVAASPCALAISVPVTVVAAIGAASKLGALVKGGAALEGLGRIRGVALDKTGTLTANRPAVIDVATTGGATREQVLAVAAALEARSEHPLAAAILAAVDDVIAATGVEAVTGAGLTGRREGRTIRLGRPGWLDAGPLADEVARMQQAGATAVLVEDDGQVIGAIAVRDELRPEAAEVVAQLRRDGYHVAMLTGDNHATAAALARDVGIEDVHAELRPEDKARLIEQLRAQRPTAMVGDGVNDAPALATADLGIAMGAMGTDVAIETADVALMGEDLRHLPQAFSHARRARRIMLQNVGLSLGLIIALMPLALFGVLGLAAVVLVHELAEIVVIANGVRAGRATPLVTAPVARPANQTRAAAVPS; from the coding sequence ATGAGCGAGGCATGCGGCTGTGGCAACGACGAACCCCGCGGGGGCGACGAGGAGGACCGTGAGCCCGAGCGGCTGTGGCAGATCAAGGAGCTGCAGTTCGCCGCCATTTCGGGGGTGTTCCTGCTGGCAGCCCTCATCGCCGGATTCCTCGACGTCGCCGAGCCGGTCGTCCGCACGCTGGAAGCGGTGGCGCTGCTGGCCGGCGCCTACACCTTCGTGCCGTCCACCCTCAAACGGCTGGCCAAGGGCAAGATCGGGGTGGGCACGCTGATGACCATCGCCGCCGTGGGTGCGGTGATCCTCGGCGAGGTGGGTGAGGCCGCCATGCTGGCCTTCCTGTTCTCGATCAGCGAGGGACTGGAGGAGTACTCGCTGGCGCGCACGCGCCGCGGCCTGCGCGCGCTGTTGTCGCTGGTGCCCGACAAGGCGACCGTCCTGCGCGACGGCACTGAAATCGTCGTCGCCCCAACTGAGTTGCGGATCGGCGACCGGATGCTGGTCAAGCCGGGTGAGCGTGTGGCGACCGACGGCATCATCGGCCACGGCCGCACCGCCCTTGATGTCTCGGCCATCACCGGCGAGTCGGTTCCGGTCGAAGCCGGCCCAGGCGATGAGGTGTTCGCCGGGTCGATTAACGGCACCGGGGTGCTCGAGGTGGAGGTCACCACCACGGCCGAGGACAACTCGTTGGCCCGCATCGTGCGCATCGTGGAGGCCGAGCAGTCCCGTAAGGGCGCCTCCCAACGGCTGGCCGACCGCATCGCCAAACCCCTGGTGCCTGCGGTCATGATCGCCGCGGCGCTGATCGCGCTGGTAGGTAGCCTGCTCGGGGACCCGGCGACGTGGATCGAGCGTGCCCTGGTGGTGCTGGTCGCCGCCTCACCGTGCGCGCTGGCGATCTCCGTGCCTGTCACGGTGGTGGCGGCCATCGGCGCCGCCAGCAAGCTCGGCGCTCTGGTCAAGGGCGGCGCGGCACTGGAAGGGCTGGGCCGGATACGCGGCGTCGCCCTGGACAAGACCGGCACGCTCACCGCGAACCGGCCCGCCGTCATCGACGTGGCAACCACCGGTGGCGCCACCCGCGAGCAGGTGCTCGCTGTGGCGGCGGCCCTGGAGGCGCGCAGCGAGCACCCGCTGGCCGCGGCGATCCTGGCCGCCGTCGATGACGTCATCGCTGCCACCGGCGTAGAGGCGGTGACCGGTGCCGGGCTCACCGGGCGCCGCGAGGGGCGGACCATCCGCTTGGGTCGCCCCGGCTGGCTCGATGCCGGCCCGCTCGCCGATGAGGTAGCGCGGATGCAGCAGGCGGGCGCCACCGCGGTCCTCGTCGAAGACGACGGCCAGGTGATCGGTGCGATCGCGGTGCGCGACGAACTGCGCCCCGAGGCCGCCGAGGTGGTCGCCCAACTGCGCCGCGACGGCTATCACGTGGCGATGCTCACCGGCGACAACCACGCCACCGCCGCCGCGTTGGCCCGCGATGTCGGGATCGAGGACGTGCACGCCGAGCTGCGCCCCGAAGACAAGGCGCGACTGATCGAGCAGCTGCGGGCCCAGCGCCCCACCGCGATGGTCGGCGATGGCGTCAACGACGCTCCCGCGCTGGCCACCGCCGACCTCGGCATCGCGATGGGCGCGATGGGCACCGACGTGGCCATCGAAACCGCCGACGTGGCGTTGATGGGCGAGGACCTGCGCCACCTGCCCCAGGCGTTCAGCCATGCGCGCCGGGCGCGGCGGATCATGCTGCAAAACGTCGGCCTGTCCCTGGGTCTGATCATCGCGTTGATGCCGCTGGCCTTGTTCGGCGTGCTGGGCCTGGCCGCCGTCGTGCTGGTCCACGAACTCGCCGAAATCGTGGTCATCGCCAACGGTGTGCGCGCCGGGCGCGCCACACCGTTGGTCACCGCGCCGGTGGCACGGCCAGCCAATCAAACTCGCGCGGCGGCGGTGCCGTCGTGA
- a CDS encoding cadmium resistance transporter — protein MIQSSILPAIGLFIVTNIDDIIVLSLFFARGAGQRGTTARITAGQYLGFAGILGAAVLVTLGAGAFLPPQIIPYFGLIPLALGLWAAWEAWRGNNDDDDDDDDARVAGKNVGVWTVAAVTFANGGDNIGVYVPVFLSVGPAAVVAYCVVFLVLVAVLVVAAKFVATRRPIAEVLERWEHVLFPIVLIALGVFILVSGLAF, from the coding sequence ATGATCCAGTCGTCGATTCTGCCCGCGATCGGCCTGTTCATCGTCACCAACATCGACGACATCATCGTGCTGTCGCTGTTCTTCGCCCGCGGTGCAGGGCAACGCGGGACGACGGCCCGGATCACCGCAGGCCAATACCTGGGGTTTGCGGGGATCCTGGGCGCGGCCGTGCTCGTGACGTTGGGCGCGGGAGCATTTCTTCCCCCGCAGATCATTCCGTACTTCGGGCTCATACCCCTGGCCCTGGGACTGTGGGCGGCATGGGAAGCCTGGCGTGGAAACAACGACGACGATGATGACGACGACGACGCACGAGTCGCAGGTAAGAACGTCGGCGTCTGGACCGTCGCGGCAGTCACCTTTGCCAACGGCGGGGACAACATCGGCGTCTACGTCCCCGTCTTCCTTAGCGTGGGGCCCGCGGCCGTGGTGGCCTACTGCGTCGTCTTCCTCGTGCTCGTCGCGGTCCTCGTCGTCGCCGCCAAATTCGTCGCCACCCGCCGGCCGATCGCCGAGGTCCTCGAACGCTGGGAACACGTGCTGTTCCCGATCGTCCTGATCGCCCTCGGCGTCTTCATCCTGGTCAGCGGCCTCGCCTTCTAG
- the lspA gene encoding signal peptidase II translates to MTAGRTDAGARVIRARITLTASAVIVAGLDLGLKAWAADALNDGSSTDLGLLNLRLAFNPGVAFSLGDTLPPAVLLSVTGVIVVALAVFAFRVTRTAALPVVLALAAMLGGAVANLGDRAADGLVTDYLHTGWFPTFNLADVFVVTGAAVLVLASWRASDTADTGASA, encoded by the coding sequence GTGACCGCCGGCCGCACCGATGCCGGGGCCAGGGTGATTCGGGCGCGGATCACCCTGACCGCCTCGGCGGTCATCGTCGCGGGACTCGATCTGGGACTGAAGGCGTGGGCTGCCGACGCGTTGAACGACGGCAGCTCAACAGATCTCGGTCTGCTCAACCTGCGGCTGGCGTTCAACCCCGGGGTGGCATTCAGTCTCGGCGACACCCTGCCCCCCGCGGTCCTGCTCAGCGTCACCGGCGTGATCGTGGTCGCACTCGCGGTGTTCGCCTTCCGCGTCACGCGCACCGCCGCGCTGCCCGTCGTGCTCGCACTGGCCGCGATGCTGGGTGGCGCGGTGGCCAACCTGGGTGACCGCGCCGCTGACGGGCTGGTCACCGACTACCTGCACACGGGCTGGTTTCCCACCTTCAACCTCGCTGACGTCTTCGTCGTCACAGGCGCCGCCGTCCTCGTTCTGGCTAGTTGGCGCGCCAGCGACACCGCAGACACCGGGGCCAGCGCATGA
- a CDS encoding methyltransferase family protein encodes MMAAAALALFVVMMLLAGALRTLIQRHRTGDSGNRRTLSPRGSLGWSALTATDIGYLIVGVGGPLAHWLGLPPLSVLQHFPVHVLGVVLAVIGILAAFGAQMALGASWRIGVDVSERTALVTSGPFRWVRNPIFTAVLVALFGLALMVPNLVALIGWALALAGIETQVRRIEEPHLHRLHGEPYAHYAAKVGRFLPGLGRLRTDRRAATSKRDRI; translated from the coding sequence ATGATGGCCGCCGCCGCGCTGGCCCTGTTCGTGGTCATGATGCTGCTCGCCGGGGCGCTGCGCACCCTCATCCAGCGTCACCGCACCGGTGACAGTGGTAACCGGCGCACGCTGTCACCGCGCGGCTCCCTGGGCTGGTCGGCACTGACCGCCACCGACATCGGCTACCTCATCGTGGGTGTCGGGGGCCCGCTGGCGCACTGGCTGGGCCTACCGCCCCTGAGCGTGCTGCAGCACTTTCCCGTTCACGTGCTCGGCGTGGTCCTTGCGGTGATAGGCATCCTGGCCGCCTTCGGTGCGCAGATGGCGTTGGGCGCATCCTGGCGGATCGGGGTCGACGTGAGTGAACGCACCGCACTGGTCACCAGCGGCCCGTTCCGGTGGGTGCGCAACCCGATCTTCACCGCCGTACTCGTCGCGTTATTCGGGTTGGCCCTGATGGTCCCCAACCTCGTCGCGCTCATCGGTTGGGCCCTTGCCCTAGCCGGCATCGAAACGCAAGTACGTCGCATCGAAGAGCCCCACCTACACCGCCTTCACGGCGAACCCTATGCCCACTACGCCGCCAAGGTCGGCCGCTTCCTACCCGGACTGGGACGCCTCCGCACCGACCGTCGCGCTGCCACATCGAAGAGAGACAGGATTTGA
- a CDS encoding adenylate/guanylate cyclase domain-containing protein encodes MSGPSVEATFAFVDLSGFSVLTEMCGDQQAASLAGRLADLASNSLKPGVTLVKTIGDAVMLGAAEPQHMVATILTLADRVANEEGFLALRGGIHHGSAVHRDSDYFGHDVNITARITALAGAGQAVVTEPVRDSCARLGLSPVPLGRRLLRNITTPVQVYALALTAAQNPTDPVCRAAVDPRSAASHLRHDDRDWWFCSLNCAQRFAATLWRHT; translated from the coding sequence ATGAGCGGCCCGAGCGTCGAAGCGACGTTCGCGTTCGTCGACCTGTCCGGGTTCAGCGTTTTGACCGAGATGTGCGGAGACCAACAGGCGGCCAGTCTCGCGGGCCGTCTGGCCGACCTCGCCTCGAATTCGCTGAAACCCGGTGTCACCCTTGTCAAGACGATTGGCGATGCGGTCATGCTCGGCGCGGCAGAGCCGCAGCACATGGTGGCAACCATCCTGACACTGGCCGACCGCGTCGCCAACGAGGAGGGCTTCCTCGCCCTACGCGGCGGCATCCACCACGGCAGCGCGGTGCACCGCGACAGCGACTATTTCGGTCACGACGTGAATATCACGGCACGCATCACCGCGCTGGCTGGTGCGGGACAGGCGGTCGTGACCGAACCCGTCCGAGATAGCTGCGCACGGCTCGGGTTATCGCCGGTCCCGCTGGGCCGCAGGCTTTTACGAAACATCACCACACCGGTGCAGGTGTACGCCCTGGCACTGACGGCCGCCCAAAACCCCACCGACCCGGTGTGCCGAGCTGCCGTGGACCCGCGATCTGCGGCGAGCCACCTCCGTCATGACGACCGCGACTGGTGGTTTTGTTCGCTCAACTGCGCGCAACGATTCGCCGCGACACTCTGGCGCCACACATGA
- a CDS encoding helix-turn-helix domain-containing protein: MNRPGADLRVEPRWGGAALLRPGVLAFTGSIGTTDTHAHHAVQVITATTPFTVLDEHGVRHRATKVVVPADAAHRVEVGAQEGTVVFLEPESAPGRAAQLRAVQSGWTVAPVLTNTRRRALAAVVDELIAHLTPATAEYGPAARHPAVVDALRLLPDLVAAGPVSGTELAARVGISASRLTHLFTEQVGIPLRRYVLWSRLRIAITRVQAGDDLTGAAHGAGFADSAHLTRTTREMFGLAPSVLSRHVSWDLDSTG; encoded by the coding sequence ATGAATAGGCCCGGCGCTGATCTCCGCGTTGAACCGCGCTGGGGCGGTGCGGCGCTACTGCGGCCGGGAGTGTTGGCTTTCACCGGGTCGATCGGCACCACCGATACCCACGCTCACCACGCCGTGCAGGTCATCACCGCAACAACGCCTTTCACCGTGCTCGACGAACACGGCGTGCGACACCGCGCCACGAAGGTGGTCGTGCCCGCCGACGCGGCACACCGGGTCGAGGTCGGCGCCCAAGAGGGCACGGTGGTGTTCCTGGAGCCGGAATCCGCACCGGGACGGGCCGCGCAGCTGCGTGCTGTCCAGTCGGGGTGGACTGTTGCCCCAGTGCTGACCAACACCCGTCGGCGAGCGCTGGCCGCGGTGGTCGACGAGCTGATCGCACACCTGACGCCCGCCACTGCCGAATACGGCCCGGCGGCGCGGCATCCCGCCGTCGTTGACGCGCTGCGGCTGCTGCCCGACCTGGTGGCGGCGGGCCCGGTCAGCGGCACGGAACTGGCTGCACGGGTAGGGATCTCGGCAAGCCGGTTGACGCACCTGTTCACCGAGCAGGTCGGCATTCCGCTGCGCCGCTACGTGCTGTGGTCGCGGCTGCGGATCGCGATCACCCGCGTCCAGGCCGGGGATGACCTGACCGGGGCGGCGCACGGTGCGGGGTTCGCCGACAGCGCCCACCTGACTCGCACGACCCGCGAGATGTTCGGTTTGGCGCCCTCGGTGCTGAGCCGGCACGTGTCCTGGGATCTCGACAGCACCGGTTAG
- a CDS encoding class I SAM-dependent methyltransferase, with protein MNRAETALIDSPPRRWLQRFYEVPVLLRFGGRLLPGSRALEIGCGSGYGSQLVLQRFGATRIDAIDLDPAMIDRARARLASYDDRVTLVQGSATDLRAALNADDDSYDAVFDFGIIHHIPDWRAAVAEAARVLTPGGRFYFEEVTAHALNRLTYRRLFDHPTDDRFTAEQFLDELGRHGLAILGSGTRIQGDYLLGVAAKPLAAGGGR; from the coding sequence ATGAATCGGGCGGAGACAGCTCTGATCGACTCGCCGCCTCGGCGCTGGCTGCAACGGTTCTACGAGGTGCCGGTACTGCTGCGCTTCGGCGGTCGGCTCCTGCCGGGCAGCAGAGCCCTCGAAATCGGCTGCGGGTCGGGCTACGGCTCGCAGCTGGTGTTGCAGCGGTTCGGCGCCACACGGATCGACGCGATCGACCTCGACCCGGCGATGATCGACCGGGCCCGCGCCCGGCTCGCCTCCTACGATGACCGGGTAACCCTGGTCCAGGGCAGCGCCACTGACCTTCGGGCTGCGCTGAACGCCGATGACGACAGCTACGACGCGGTGTTCGACTTCGGGATCATTCATCACATCCCGGATTGGCGCGCCGCGGTGGCCGAAGCCGCCAGGGTGCTCACCCCCGGTGGACGGTTCTACTTCGAAGAGGTCACCGCACACGCCCTCAACCGCCTCACCTACCGCAGATTGTTCGACCACCCCACCGACGACCGGTTCACCGCCGAACAGTTCCTCGACGAGTTGGGCCGGCACGGCTTGGCCATTCTCGGGTCAGGGACCCGCATCCAGGGCGATTACCTGCTCGGCGTCGCCGCCAAGCCACTCGCTGCGGGGGGTGGGCGATGA
- a CDS encoding cytochrome c biogenesis CcdA family protein, translated as MSSFTEIAMSGHVVLALLVSMLAGLVSFASPCVVPLVPGYLSYLAAVVGVDEEGADASGRGARLRVAGAAALFIAGFTAVFLMGTVAILGLTTTVIGNQTLLQRVGGVITIVMGLVFMGFIPGLQRQARFTPRLLTTMAGAPLLGAVFGLGWTPCLGPTLTGVIAVASATEGASIVRGAVLVTAYCLGLGIPFILLALGSARAVHAMGWLRRNTRTIQIFGGVLLVAVGFALVTGLWSDLVSWVRDAFVTNTTLPI; from the coding sequence ATGAGCAGTTTTACCGAGATCGCAATGTCGGGTCATGTCGTGCTGGCGCTGCTCGTCTCGATGCTGGCTGGGCTTGTGTCGTTTGCGTCGCCGTGCGTGGTGCCACTCGTACCGGGTTACCTTTCCTACCTGGCCGCTGTCGTCGGGGTCGACGAGGAAGGTGCCGACGCGTCGGGTCGAGGTGCTCGGCTGCGGGTGGCCGGCGCGGCGGCGTTGTTCATCGCCGGTTTCACTGCCGTGTTCTTGATGGGGACCGTGGCAATCCTTGGCTTGACTACCACGGTCATCGGCAATCAAACCTTGCTGCAGAGGGTCGGCGGGGTGATCACGATCGTCATGGGCTTGGTGTTCATGGGGTTCATCCCCGGGTTGCAGCGCCAGGCCAGGTTCACGCCACGGTTGCTGACGACGATGGCAGGGGCCCCGCTGCTCGGCGCGGTCTTCGGGCTGGGGTGGACACCGTGTCTAGGTCCTACACTGACCGGGGTGATCGCGGTGGCCTCCGCCACCGAAGGCGCGAGCATCGTCCGCGGCGCGGTGCTCGTCACCGCGTACTGTCTAGGGCTTGGCATCCCCTTCATTCTCTTGGCGTTGGGGTCCGCACGGGCGGTCCACGCGATGGGGTGGCTTCGCCGAAATACCAGGACAATTCAGATCTTCGGCGGCGTCCTGCTAGTCGCGGTGGGGTTCGCGTTGGTGACCGGCTTGTGGAGCGACCTGGTCTCCTGGGTGCGCGACGCCTTCGTCACCAACACGACGCTGCCGATATGA